The stretch of DNA CGTCGGAAGCGAGCGAAGTCAGAGCGACGATCGGCATGGTTCCCCATTGGCTCGAGGCGCGAACCTTGCGAGACAACTCGAAGCCGTTCATTCGCGGCATTTCGATATCGGTCACGATCAGGTCGAAATGATATTCGCCGGCCTGCAAGATTTCCCAAGCGACCTGGCCATCTTCGGCGTCGACGACCTGGAATCCCGCCTCTTCGAGGAAGCCGCGAACCTGGCGGCGGAAGAAGTCGGAGTCTTCGGCCAGCAGGACAATCGGATCGTGATCGCGAGAATCGGCCGCTTCCTTGTGATGTTGGAACCACTCGGGACGATGCTTCTCGACGATCTTGAAGATGTCGAGCAGCCGCGTCGCATGGCCGTCATGCACAAACGAGCCGCAGACGCCGATTTCGCGGAACGTCGTCGAGTCGATGTTCATCGCCACTTTTTGAATGTCTTTCAGCTTCGGCACGATCAAGCCGACTTCGTAGCCGTTGATGTCGAAGATCACGACGAACACGCTTTCGATGTCGGTCGGCGCCGGACGAGCGTTGATGTTGTTTTCCAGTCGCATGACCGGCAGCGACGAGCCGCGATACTGCAGCACTTCGAGTCCTCCGACCGAATCGATTTGATCGGTCCGGATTCGCTCGACGCGAAGTACGACGCCCATCGGAATTGCGAAGTTCTCTTGCGGATGGTTGGTGAACATCAGCAGCGATTGCGATTCTTCGCCGGCGTGCAGGTCTTCTTCGATGCGGCGGGCTTCCAGATCGCTTTGGTCGGTCAGGTCTAGTTTGGCCTCGGCGCCAATGCCAGCGACGTCCAAAATCAGCGCGATATGACCGTCACCCAGGATCGTAGCTCCCGACAGCGACTTGCAGCTGCGCAATTGCCGTCCCAGCGGTTTGACCACGATTTCTTCAGAGTCGTGCAGCCCGTCGACCGCCAGGCCGTAACGAGCGCGGCCCGTTTCGACGACGATGATGCTGCTGCTGTTGGCCTGGACCGATTCTTCGCAGCTGAGGTTGAGGATTTGTTTCATCCGGACGATCGGCAACAGCGAGCCGCGGAGGCGAAGCATTTCGGCGCCTTTGACGCGGGTCAGGCGTTGTTCGTCATCGGCCCGAATGCGGACCAGTTCCGATATGTTCGCTTGCGGAATGGCGAAGCGGTTGCCGCAGGTCTCGACGATCAACGATGGAATGATCGCCAGGGTGAGCGGCAGCGTGATTTGAATGTTGGTTCCTTTGCCGATCGTCGATTCGACGTCGACGGTGCCGCCGAGCTTTTCGATGTTGCTGCGGACGACGTCCATGCCGACGCCGCGGCCGCTGACGTCGGTCAGCTTTTCAGCCGTCGAGAATCCAGCGTGGAAGATCAAGCGAACCGCATCGCGGTCATTCATCTGATCCGCTTGATCCTGCGTGATGACTCCCTTGCTGACCGCTTTCTCTCGCAAGACCGCCGGGTTGATCCCCTTGCCGTCGTCTTGGATATCGATGCGGACCTTGCCCGCCTGGTGATAGGCGCGAAGGTTGATCTTGCCGGCCGGCGGCTTGCCGGCGGCGACGCGTTGATCGGGCGTCTCGAGACCGTGATCCATCGAGTTGCGGATCAAGTGGGTCATCGGATCGCCGATCGCTTCGATGATCGACTTGTCGACTTCCACTTCCTTGCCGTCGATTTGCAGGTTGCTTTCTTTGCCGAGTTTGGCGCCGAGATCGCGAACGACGCGGATAAAGCGGTTGAAGACCTGGCCGATCGGCTGCATGCGGGTCTGCATGACCGCGTCTTGCAGTTCGCTGGTCACCTGGTCCAGGCCCGAAGCGACCGCTTCCAGACCGGAGTCATTTTTGCTGGAGATCGCTTGCAATACCTGGTTGCGGCACAGCACCAGTTCGCCGGTCAGGTTCATCAGGCGATCGAGCACGCTGACCGGAACGCGAATGTTCGCCTCGATGTTGGTCGCTCCTTCCGAGCGATGTTCGTCGACGGCCGGTTTCGGCGCCGGCGGCGTCACCGCGGCGGGCGCTGCAGCGGCCGGAGCCGGAGTCTCGGGCTCGGCGGCCGGCGCTTGTTCGGGAGTCGGCTCGGCGACCGGCGCGGCGGCTTCGGCCGGAGTCGGTTCGACAGCGACCGGTTCAGCCACTTCCGCCACAGCGGCGGGCGCGGCCGGAGTGGGAGTGACGCCGGCGGCGATGTCGTCGAGTTGTTTGACGGCGTCGGCGATCTTTTCCTGGTCCGAGGCTTCGACGTTGTTGATCATCGAGCGGAGCTGATCGGAAGCGCGGAGCATGACGTCGATCATCGCCGAGTTCGGCACAAGCTCTAGGTTGCGGAGCTTGTTGAGGACGTTCTCGAGGCTGTGCGACAGGTCGTTGATGTTGTGCAAGCCGAGGAAGCCCGCCGCCCCTTTGATCGAATGGATCGCACGGAAGACGGTGTTGACCAGATCGACGTCAACGCTTTCGCCCGCCGCTTCGATCGCCAGTAACTGCGATTCGACGCTCGCGAGATGTTCGTTCGATTCAATCACGAACTCGGCAACTAGTTCATTGTCTTCGTACATGCTCTAGCTAAGCTCCTGGACCGGGTGGGACGGAAACGTCTTGGTCAATTGAGAAACTGTCGGAATCACGTCGGCGGGGGACGCGGAAGGCGTCTCGGCCGCCTCGATATCGCGAAGGAAGTCTGCGAGGTAGCGACTCAGGTGGGCCGGCGTCACGGCGCCGACGGTGTAAATCGCCTCTTGCGGGGTAATGGACAGATGTTTTTGGCGATTGAGCAGCTCTTCGACCTGTTCGTTGGTCAAAAAGCCGAACTCGACCGCGGTATCGCCAAAGCGGGTCTGCGTTTCGGTTTGGCGCTGCAGGACCTGCATCAGGTCGGCAACGCTGATGTAGCGGTGGTGGAGCGCGATTTGGCCAATCGGTTTGACGCTGCGATTGAAGGCGGCCCGAGCCAGCTCGAGCAGTTGCGGCGAAATGGCGCCTCGTTTGAGCAGGTAGTTCTCAAAGGCGCTCCATTCAAAGCCCGGCGGAAATTGCCCAGCCACGGAGGTGTCGGAGACTGGCTCGCTCTTGTGCTTGATCTGGTAGGTCTTCTGTTCGATGCGGAGTTGCTGCGCGGCGAAAGAAGCGGCTTGATGCCAATGCGTGATCCGGTTAAATGAAGCGTCAAACGCGTCGATGATTGGCTGTAGGTCTTCGGCCGGCTTGAAGAAGCAGAACTCCGCTCCATAGCCCAGCGCCTCGAGCACGATGCTCATCTTCAGCTTGCTGGTGAACATGATCACCGCGATGCCGATGTCGAACCGCTTGATCTGCTGCACAACTTCGAGGCCGTTCATCTGCGGCATTTCGACGTCAAGCAGTACGACGCGGTAGCCGCCGTTGACCAGCGCGCCCCGCCAGCAGGTTGGGTCGTTCAGTTCGTCGGTGAAATAGTCATGACGCTTCAGCCGCGCACGCATGAGTCGCGTGATGCTGGGATCGTCATCGATATGTAGGATTCGTCGCTGGTTCGGGTCCATGCCGTTCTCCAAGTTCTGCCCCGTTGGTAGAAACCGACATTGATCGCTGGTTAGGACATTGATCGCTGTTTAGGAGGCTGCAGAAATATAGACCCCCTTTTTCAACTTGCAACGCAATGGATATTTGGGGGGGGCGCGAAAGCGCGCGCAGTCGTGACGATTCGAACGACCGTGGCGGTCACGAGAAAGACCGCGAGAAAATTGATGTTGGCGGACAACCGCGAGCGCTATTTGACGCGGCGGAGCAGCAGCAGGCGAATTTCAGGGCCGCCGGCCGCGCCAATCTTGGCCGCAGACAGGCTCAACTCGCCGGTTCCCTGCGGCAACTCGATCACCCCTAATGACAGCGGAACGAAGTCTTTTACGGGGGATTCGCTGCCGCGCGACGCGTGATCGCGCTCGGGGCCATAGCTGGGCGGATCATTGGCGGCGGTGATCTTGCCGCGGGTCGTCGCATCGCCGCAGCGGAGCTGAAGCGTCGTACCGACTACTTCTTGGGGGGCCGCGTAGTAGACGATCGGCTTGTATTTGCCGGCCTGACCGATCTCGACGTCCCAGGTTATTTTATCGTCCGCAGTCTTCCAACCGGTGAAATAGGAGCAATTGGGAGCCCGGGCGCTGCGCTGAATATTGCCATGCGGTTTGCCGTCGCGGGCCGGCAACTGCGTGTTGGCGGCATAGCCGACGGTGAAAGGGCGGTCTTCCGCTTCCATTTGCTCCCGAATCTCGGCCCGAAATTGATCGGCGGCTCGCTTCATCGCGGCGACCTGTTGCGGGTGCTGCGCAGCGACGTCTTTCCGCTGTCCAACGTCACCCCCGATATCGTAGAGATGACCGCCAGCGTCTAGGCGAAACCGCTGCGAACGGACGCTGACGTTCCGCCACTTGTGGATCGGGATCGAGAAGAGATAACGATTGGCCCAACTGGGCGTATCTCGGCTTCCCAACAGCAGCGGCGCCAGGCTGCGGCCGTCAAGCGGCTTTTTCGGCTCGAACTTGACGCCGGCCAGTTCGGCCAGGGTCGGACCAAGATCAATGGCGCCGGCGACTGTTTCGATCTGCAGGCCGGCGGCGATCTTGCCGGGCCAGCGAATGAACAAGGGAGAGCGAACGCCTCCTTCGTCGGTCGAGCCTTTGCGTCCCTTCATGTCGCCGTTCCAACGCCAGCTATTGGGACCATTGTCGCTAAAGTAGACGACGATGGTGTCGTCGCTCAGCTGCAACTCGTCCAGTTTCTGCAGCACGCGGCCGACGTTCCAGTCGATGTTTTCGACCATCGCCAAGGCGGCGCGGGTCATGTCGAGGTCTTCTTTCCTCGGATCGCGATTGCGCATCTCTGGTTCGACGCCGTCAAACTTGGCGTAAAACTTGTCCGGCGCCTGCATCGGTGAGTGAGGCGTGTTGTAGGGGAGATAACAGAGGAACGGCTCGTCCTGGTTTTTTTCGATGAACTTGATCGCCCGGTTGGTGAGGTCGTCGATGATGAAGCCCTCGCCGCGGATCAACTCGTTGTTCTCTTCCAACAGCGGATCGAAGTAATTGCCCCAGTGACCCGAGCAGAACCCGACGAACTGTTCAAACCCGCGGGCGTTGGGGTGATAGGGGAACTGCATGCCGTTGTGCCATTTGCCGAACGCCGCAGTCGCATAGCCGGCGTCTTTGAACGAGGTGGCGAACGTTTGCTCGTCGGCGTTCAGGCGTTCTCGCCCGGTCGACACGCCGCGTACGCCGCCGCGAGCGTGGAAGCGGCCGGTCAGAAACTCGGCCCGCGTCGGAGCGCACAAAGCACAGACATAGAAGTAATCAAACGACGCCCCTTGCTTGGCGATCTGATCGATGTTGGGGGTCGCCAGGTTCTGGTTGCCATGCAGACTGAGATCGCCCCAGCCTTGGTCGTCGGCCAGAAAGATCACCACGTTGGGCCGGCGATCGGCGCGGCTGACGCATTGAGAAACGAGAACCAGCAGCAGCGCAGTGAAAATCAGGCGGGCGTTCATGGGGCGTGCATTGTGGGTTGCGGGGCAGGATCGATCTAGTCTACCCAAAACTGGGGCGAAATGCACGTTTTGCCCCGCCCTGCCCCGTTTCGGTTTATTGGGCGTACGGGGCGAGCGTCTGCCGGTCTTTAATCGGATGAACCACCTGGCGATCGGCCGGGTCAGGCTCCGGCAGCGGCACGCCATCGGCCTCGATGTAAGCGGTTCGCACAACCGGCACGGCGCGGCTGGCGGCGGGAACCAATTGATAGTCGGTTCCTTGGGTTTGCAGGAGCCAGGGTCGCCATGATCGTATTGGAAGTCGCGAATCACGTAGTCCATGATCGAGCCCATCGTGGTCAACGGATCTTCGCCTTCGGGAACGACTTGTGCCGCCAGTTCGCGGAACTGATCGTTGACGACCACCGCCTGCGATTCGCCTTGGCGATACTTGTCGAACGACGCCGGCCATGACGTGACGTCAGTCAGTTGCTGCGGCTGCAGTTTCCAATCGAGTTGCCAGACCTTGGCCTGAAACTGATGGCGGATGATTTGCGCTCCGTGCGGATCGGCGAACTCGAAGTAGGCGAACTTGTTTCCGTATTTCGGCTCGACATGAATCGTTGGCCTGCACTTCCTGCGGAAAGGTCGACCAGGCGCTCTCGCCGACTTCTTGTCCGGCGCTGGATTGCGGAACTGGGACCCAGACATGCATCTTGTGCGTGTGGTATGGAGGCGTCACGACGATTGAAAAATCGACGTCATATTGAACCGGCGCCGTGCGATGCGCTTGATCGTCTTGCGCCGGATCGAGCGCCTGAGCGCTAACAGTCCGTTGATTTTCTCGACGGACTGCGTGATCGCATGGATGCGATCCCAAAATAGCGACATAAGTCGTTATTTTGCGAGCCGCGAAGAGCTACGCTCTGAGCCTGGCGAGGTTGAAAAATGCCACGAGGGCATTTTTCAACAGGCAGCTAAGCGTGGTGACGATCAGGAACAGCAGCGAAAGGATCAGCGAAATGCGCCGCATAGGGATCAATCTCAGAGAGGAAGAAACGAAACAACGCTCAAACGAACATTGTGATGTTCGCGGAGGCCCGGTTCAAACTGGGTAGATTGAGGCCGGACATTCGATTCTGGAGGTAATACGCATCCCGCAGAAATTTCGCCGGAGGAAAAATTTTCTCAAAACTGGCCTTGCGGCGGATGTCCAATTCTCGGTATTTACCTGCCGCGAACTTTTGGGCGCCAAAATCTGGCGGTCGAGTTTGCTAGCGACCATGCAAGACTGTCCTGCAATTTTCCTGCGATTGTGCGCAGGGTGAGCTTGACGTGGTTTGAGTAAATCCGTATTTAACCCACCGCAACCAAAGACCCGCACGGAATTTTCCGTCGGTCGTCGAGATGCGTAGCGGCTTGACGAAGGTGGGAATTGGTCCGACTGGTCCAGCGCCATGATGGCAATGGGCGAGTCGCAGTTGGGGGGCGTGAGACAAACCTATGAGAAATGGAATTCCTCAGATGATTTGGCGGGCGGCTGTACGCCCCAATCATTTCAATCAGACAAGGAGAGTCGCGTTGAATTCCGCCGTGAAATCGTTGACGTACTGTCTGGTCGCGACCGCACTGATGTGGTCGACCGTCCAGGCGCAAGATTTCGGCAATATGGCCGACTTGCAAAAACAGCAAGACATGCTTCGCGATGCTCGTCAGGCGATGCGACGCGGCGATCTGGAGCAGGCCGAGACGCTGATCAACAGCGCTTCGCAGTTCCAAGCGCCGAACGATCCTCTGTATGACAAATTTCGCGATACGCCCGAAAAGGCGAAAGCCGCGCTCGAGCAGATGCGGGTCGCCAAACTGCCGGGGCAAAACGAACTGACCGCCGCCATGCGAGGCAATCCGCAGCTAGAAGCGGAAACCTTGATCGGGCAGGCTCGCACCGCTTTGGCGAATGGGCAATCGCTCGCCGCGGTCGAACTGTTCCACAAGGCCGCCAAGCTGAACGTCAAGTTGCCGCAAGGCGCCTACGACGTTGAGCGGCTTCGCGAAGACCTGATCACGGCCGGCATTCAGCCGAGCATGCTGATGCCGCAAGCCGGCCCGCAGCGTACGCCGCCGGTCGCTTCGCCTGCAACGGCCAATAATCCTTACGCCCAGCAGTTGGCTCCGACCGCCTTCCAAGGTTCAGGCACCGACGCCGCCAAACGCTTGATGCTGGACGCTCGCCGCGAACTGGCTCGCAGCAACATGGCGGTCGCTCATCGTCTGGTCGAACAAGCTCGCAACACCGGAGTCATCTTTCCCTCGGGGCAAGACTCACCGGAGAAAATCGACGACCTGATTCGTCGCACCCAAGCCATTTATCGGAATCCTCCGGGACCGGAATCGGGCAAGATGTTCGCCGCCGTCATGCTGGAACAAGCGGCCGGTTTGATCGCCTACGATCAACTGAGCGACGCCGAACGGCTGATTCGCCAGGCCGAACAACTCGGCGGCGACTACAGCCAGGCCCGCTTCACGCCGGATCAGCTGAAGGGTGAAATCGCCCGCCGCTCGCAAGGTTTGGGCGCCGCTCCGACTCGCAACCTGCCGCCGGCCAATGTGCCTGCGGGGGCTTCGGCTCACGATCAACAGCAGGCCGTTCTGGCTCAGGCCAAGGCCGCGATGGACGGGGGCAACATGGCCGCCGCCGAAATGTACTTTGAACAAGCCAAGACGATTCGCGTCAATCCTCGCGAATACGTCGCCGGCGACTTGCGTCCCGAAATCATGATGCTGGAACTCGACCGCGCTCGCGGCGGAGTTCGTCAGGCTTCGGGCGAACAGACGGCCGGCTTCGCTGGTTCGCAGAGCATCTATCAGCCTGAATTCGACGATTCGCGAAACGTTCCGGCCGGCGCCAACATGCCGATCGGTGGAGCCAACGCTCAGTGGAACGCCGGCGGCGATAGCCCGGGCTTCCGTCTGCTGGCCGATGGCGAACAAGCGTTGCGAATGGGCGACAAGGTTCGGGCTCGCCAGATGTTTGAAGCGGCCTGGAATCACCAGCTCGCTTTGGATCCGCAAAGCCGTCAGCGTCTGCAAGACTACCTGCGTTACAGCACGCAGCCGGTCGGCGCCGAGATCCAACAGACCAGCAGCGCCCCGTCGCCGCTGGACGCCGTCGACGCCGAACAACAAGTTCTGCAGCGTCAACTCTTCGCCGAGGTGACTCGCGAACAGTCGGCCGCTGACCGGATGCGTGAATCGGATCCGAAGGGCGCCTTGGAGCTGCTCGAAAAGCTGCGGGTTCGCGTCGCTGAATCGGCCCTGGACGCCAAGGTCAAAGACCAGTTGCTCGCTCGCGTGGATCGCAGCACCGACGGTCTGAAGAACTTCATCGAAATCAACCGGGCTCAGATCGAGCTGGACGAGCAAAACCGTGCGATTGACGAGTCGATCGCGCAAAGCCGCCAGCACCACATCGAAGTGGAAGGTCGCCTGGTCAAGATTACCGATCAGTTCAACGAACTGATGGATCAGCTTCGCTGGGAAGAAGCGGAAGTGCTGGCTCGCCAGGCCCGCGAAATCGCCCCGAACGAGCCGATCGTCCAGAACATGCTCTGGAAAGCGACCACCGCTCGCCGCATGTACATGAACATGCTGGTGAAAGATCAGAAGGAAGCGGGCGTCTGGCAGGCTTTGACCAACGCCGACATCGCCGCCATCCCGTATGACGACAACAATCCGATCACCTTCTCCGATCCGCAGCAGTGGAAGGATCTGACCGAATCGCGCAAGAAGTATGACGCTCGCGCCATGCAGATGAGCGAAGACGAAAAGCGGATCCGAGCGGCCTTGAAGCTGCCGGTCGATTTGAAGTTCAACAAGCAGCCGCTGCAAACGGTCGTCGACACGCTGGCCAGCGTCGTCGGGATCAACATCATCATCGATGAAGCGGGCTTGCGTAGCGAAGGGGTCACCCCGAGCCACGAAATCACCATCAACATGAACACGCCGGTTCGCCTGGAAAGCGCCTTGTTGCACATCCTGCAGCCGCTGCGTCTGGCCTATGTGATCGAAGGGGAAGCCCTGAAGATCACCGGCGAGTCGTTCCGCAGCCGCAAGATGATCCAACAGACCTATCAGGTGGCCGACCTGGTCATCCCGATTCCGAACTTCATGCCCAGCTACAACCTTGGTTTGGCGGGCGCCTTGAAATCGGCTTACGAAACGATCGGTTACGGCGGCGTCCAATCGCTACCGGCCCCCAACGGTCTGTCGACCTTCGCCGGCGGCGGTCCCGCTCCGGGCGGTTCTGTCCTGGGGCAAAACTTGCCGCCGGGGATTATCCCGGGCATGGGCGGAAGCGGCCAGGTGCAGTCGGGCGTGCCGAACGGCGGAAACTTCGGTTTCCCGTCGATGGGCGGACCGGGCGGCATGGGTGGCGGCGTTCAGCCTGACTTTGACTCGCTCATCCAGCTGATCACCACGACCATCGAACCGGAATCGTGGGAAGAGTTGGGTGGTCCGGGCGCCGTGCAGCCGTTCCAAACCAACCTGAGCCTGGTCGTTAGCCAGACGCAGGAAGTCCACGACAAGATCGCGGACCTGCTGGAGCAGCTGCGTCGTCTGCAAGATTTGCAGGTGACGATCGAAGTTCGCTTCATCACCCTCAATGACAACTTCTTTGAACGTATCGGTATCGACTTCGATCTCGACATCAAAGACAACACGCAAGGCATCGGCACCAACCGCGGTAGCGACGGTAGCCCGTCGATCACCATCGGTTTGGACCAAGAAGGTAACCCGACCTCGGACCTCGACCTGTCGTTCTCGCAGAACAGCTTCGGCAATACGGTGCCCGCCATTGGCGGTCTCGGGGCCGCGGCCGGTTCGATCGGCGGTAGCTTCGGCTTCGCCATGCTCAGCGACATCGAAGCGTTCTTCGTCATGCAGGCCGCCCAGAGCGACTTGCGGTCGAACGTGATGCAGGCTCCGAAGGTGACCTTGTTCAATGGTCAGACCGCCTTCGTGACGGACTCGACGCAGCGACCGTTCGTCACCAGCGTGACGCCGGTGGTCGGCGACTTCGCGGCGGCTCAGCAGCCGGTCATCGTGGTTCTGAACGAAGGAACCTCACTGACGGTGCAAGCGGTCGTCTCGGCCGATCGTCGCTTCGTTCGCTTGACGTTGATTCCGATGTTCAGCCAGATCGGCGATGTCGCAGAGTTCACCTTCGAGGGAACCACGACTTCGCGTACCGATTCGAGCGTGGTCGACCCGGATGCGGCCGACGGCGGCAGCACCACCGACGCAGAAGAAGCGCAGTCGACCGGTACCACGGTTCAGCAGCCGGAATTCTCGATCATCACCGTGACCACGACGGTCAGCGTGCCGGACGGCGGTACGGTGTTGCTCGGCGGCATCAAGCGTCTCAGCGAAGAACGCCGCGAAGCGGGCGTGCCGGTTGTGAGCAAACTGCCTTACATCAACCGTTTGTTCCGCAACGTTGGTATCGGCCGCTCGACGCAAAGCCTCATGATGATGGTGACTCCGCGAATCATCATTCAAGAGGAAGAAGAAGAAAAACTCGGCTTGGGCGACATTGGCAACTAGCCGAACTCGATTTA from Blastopirellula retiformator encodes:
- a CDS encoding hybrid sensor histidine kinase/response regulator gives rise to the protein MYEDNELVAEFVIESNEHLASVESQLLAIEAAGESVDVDLVNTVFRAIHSIKGAAGFLGLHNINDLSHSLENVLNKLRNLELVPNSAMIDVMLRASDQLRSMINNVEASDQEKIADAVKQLDDIAAGVTPTPAAPAAVAEVAEPVAVEPTPAEAAAPVAEPTPEQAPAAEPETPAPAAAAPAAVTPPAPKPAVDEHRSEGATNIEANIRVPVSVLDRLMNLTGELVLCRNQVLQAISSKNDSGLEAVASGLDQVTSELQDAVMQTRMQPIGQVFNRFIRVVRDLGAKLGKESNLQIDGKEVEVDKSIIEAIGDPMTHLIRNSMDHGLETPDQRVAAGKPPAGKINLRAYHQAGKVRIDIQDDGKGINPAVLREKAVSKGVITQDQADQMNDRDAVRLIFHAGFSTAEKLTDVSGRGVGMDVVRSNIEKLGGTVDVESTIGKGTNIQITLPLTLAIIPSLIVETCGNRFAIPQANISELVRIRADDEQRLTRVKGAEMLRLRGSLLPIVRMKQILNLSCEESVQANSSSIIVVETGRARYGLAVDGLHDSEEIVVKPLGRQLRSCKSLSGATILGDGHIALILDVAGIGAEAKLDLTDQSDLEARRIEEDLHAGEESQSLLMFTNHPQENFAIPMGVVLRVERIRTDQIDSVGGLEVLQYRGSSLPVMRLENNINARPAPTDIESVFVVIFDINGYEVGLIVPKLKDIQKVAMNIDSTTFREIGVCGSFVHDGHATRLLDIFKIVEKHRPEWFQHHKEAADSRDHDPIVLLAEDSDFFRRQVRGFLEEAGFQVVDAEDGQVAWEILQAGEYHFDLIVTDIEMPRMNGFELSRKVRASSQWGTMPIVALTSLASDEHRREGQEAGIDDYQIKMDRERLLSAVAKLTQTDLETIRREAMRSESARELTTAGV
- a CDS encoding response regulator, whose translation is MDPNQRRILHIDDDPSITRLMRARLKRHDYFTDELNDPTCWRGALVNGGYRVVLLDVEMPQMNGLEVVQQIKRFDIGIAVIMFTSKLKMSIVLEALGYGAEFCFFKPAEDLQPIIDAFDASFNRITHWHQAASFAAQQLRIEQKTYQIKHKSEPVSDTSVAGQFPPGFEWSAFENYLLKRGAISPQLLELARAAFNRSVKPIGQIALHHRYISVADLMQVLQRQTETQTRFGDTAVEFGFLTNEQVEELLNRQKHLSITPQEAIYTVGAVTPAHLSRYLADFLRDIEAAETPSASPADVIPTVSQLTKTFPSHPVQELS
- a CDS encoding arylsulfatase yields the protein MSGSQFRNPAPDKKSARAPGRPFRRKCRPTIHVEPKYGNKFAYFEFADPHGAQIIRHQFQAKVWQLDWKLQPQQLTDVTSWPASFDKYRQGESQAVVVNDQFRELAAQVVPEGEDPLTTMGSIMDYVIRDFQYDHGDPGSCKPKEPTINWFPPPAAPCRLCEPLTSRPMACRCRSLTRPIARWFIRLKTGRRSPRTPNKPKRGRAGQNVHFAPVLGRLDRSCPATHNARPMNARLIFTALLLVLVSQCVSRADRRPNVVIFLADDQGWGDLSLHGNQNLATPNIDQIAKQGASFDYFYVCALCAPTRAEFLTGRFHARGGVRGVSTGRERLNADEQTFATSFKDAGYATAAFGKWHNGMQFPYHPNARGFEQFVGFCSGHWGNYFDPLLEENNELIRGEGFIIDDLTNRAIKFIEKNQDEPFLCYLPYNTPHSPMQAPDKFYAKFDGVEPEMRNRDPRKEDLDMTRAALAMVENIDWNVGRVLQKLDELQLSDDTIVVYFSDNGPNSWRWNGDMKGRKGSTDEGGVRSPLFIRWPGKIAAGLQIETVAGAIDLGPTLAELAGVKFEPKKPLDGRSLAPLLLGSRDTPSWANRYLFSIPIHKWRNVSVRSQRFRLDAGGHLYDIGGDVGQRKDVAAQHPQQVAAMKRAADQFRAEIREQMEAEDRPFTVGYAANTQLPARDGKPHGNIQRSARAPNCSYFTGWKTADDKITWDVEIGQAGKYKPIVYYAAPQEVVGTTLQLRCGDATTRGKITAANDPPSYGPERDHASRGSESPVKDFVPLSLGVIELPQGTGELSLSAAKIGAAGGPEIRLLLLRRVK
- a CDS encoding general secretion pathway protein GspD yields the protein MNSAVKSLTYCLVATALMWSTVQAQDFGNMADLQKQQDMLRDARQAMRRGDLEQAETLINSASQFQAPNDPLYDKFRDTPEKAKAALEQMRVAKLPGQNELTAAMRGNPQLEAETLIGQARTALANGQSLAAVELFHKAAKLNVKLPQGAYDVERLREDLITAGIQPSMLMPQAGPQRTPPVASPATANNPYAQQLAPTAFQGSGTDAAKRLMLDARRELARSNMAVAHRLVEQARNTGVIFPSGQDSPEKIDDLIRRTQAIYRNPPGPESGKMFAAVMLEQAAGLIAYDQLSDAERLIRQAEQLGGDYSQARFTPDQLKGEIARRSQGLGAAPTRNLPPANVPAGASAHDQQQAVLAQAKAAMDGGNMAAAEMYFEQAKTIRVNPREYVAGDLRPEIMMLELDRARGGVRQASGEQTAGFAGSQSIYQPEFDDSRNVPAGANMPIGGANAQWNAGGDSPGFRLLADGEQALRMGDKVRARQMFEAAWNHQLALDPQSRQRLQDYLRYSTQPVGAEIQQTSSAPSPLDAVDAEQQVLQRQLFAEVTREQSAADRMRESDPKGALELLEKLRVRVAESALDAKVKDQLLARVDRSTDGLKNFIEINRAQIELDEQNRAIDESIAQSRQHHIEVEGRLVKITDQFNELMDQLRWEEAEVLARQAREIAPNEPIVQNMLWKATTARRMYMNMLVKDQKEAGVWQALTNADIAAIPYDDNNPITFSDPQQWKDLTESRKKYDARAMQMSEDEKRIRAALKLPVDLKFNKQPLQTVVDTLASVVGINIIIDEAGLRSEGVTPSHEITINMNTPVRLESALLHILQPLRLAYVIEGEALKITGESFRSRKMIQQTYQVADLVIPIPNFMPSYNLGLAGALKSAYETIGYGGVQSLPAPNGLSTFAGGGPAPGGSVLGQNLPPGIIPGMGGSGQVQSGVPNGGNFGFPSMGGPGGMGGGVQPDFDSLIQLITTTIEPESWEELGGPGAVQPFQTNLSLVVSQTQEVHDKIADLLEQLRRLQDLQVTIEVRFITLNDNFFERIGIDFDLDIKDNTQGIGTNRGSDGSPSITIGLDQEGNPTSDLDLSFSQNSFGNTVPAIGGLGAAAGSIGGSFGFAMLSDIEAFFVMQAAQSDLRSNVMQAPKVTLFNGQTAFVTDSTQRPFVTSVTPVVGDFAAAQQPVIVVLNEGTSLTVQAVVSADRRFVRLTLIPMFSQIGDVAEFTFEGTTTSRTDSSVVDPDAADGGSTTDAEEAQSTGTTVQQPEFSIITVTTTVSVPDGGTVLLGGIKRLSEERREAGVPVVSKLPYINRLFRNVGIGRSTQSLMMMVTPRIIIQEEEEEKLGLGDIGN